The genomic segment cagtgctctcagcttcaccctcagtccaggccccagtgccgcctgtagtccaggccccagtgccgcctgtagtccaggccccagtgccgcccgTGCCCCCGTAGctcaggccccagtgccgcccgTGCCCCCCGTAGCTCAGGCCCCTGTGCCGCCCGTGCCCCCGTAGCTCAGGCCCCTGTGCCCCCGTGCCCCCGTAGCTCAGGCCCCTGTGCCCCCCGTAGCTCAGGCCCCTGTGCCCCCCGTAGCTCAGGCCCCTGTGCCCCCCGTAGCTCCAGTCTCACACTCTCGCTTTAGGCAGGGAGAAGGTCTTAGTTCCACCCAGGGAGATTCTTGCTCTTTAGCTGCTTCAGGCGAAGTTATGCactccagggcttccccagaAGCTAGGTTTCACCCCCCAGCTATTACTGGACCCCTGAAGATTAAGCAGCCCTCAGAGAACTCCTCCATGTTAGTGTTGCCTGGGCAAAGCCAGTGCTCCGTGCAGTGCCAGCTGCCTTTATGTTGGCTAGTGGACTCTTTGCctcgtgtctccgctggagggtccgaaggaccgctccggcctttgcctcgtgtctccgctggagggtccgaaggACCGCTCCGGCCATCGtctcgtgtctccgctggagggtccgagggaccgctccggccttcgtctctagtctccgctggagggtccgagggaccgctccggccttcgtctcgtgtctccgctggagggtccgagggaccgctccggccttcgtctcgtgtctccgctggagggtccgagggaccgctccggccttcgtctcgtgtctccgctggagggtccgagggaccgctccggccttcgtctcgtgtctccgctggagggtccgagggaccgctccggccttcgtctctagtctccgctggagggtccgagggaccgctccggccttcgtcatCAGTCTTCGCTGGAGGATCCAAGGGACCCGTccagcctgcagcgcctccggcttccacgccgcctgctgcagcgcctccggcttccacgccgcctgctgcagcgcctccggcttccacgccgcctgctgcagcgcctccgtccccggcttccacgccgccgccagctgcagcctcttcgtccacgccagctgcagcgcctccgtctccggcttccacgccgccgccagctgcagcgcctccgtctccggcttccacgccagctgcagcctcttcattcacgccagctgcagcgcctccgtctccggcttccacgccgccgccagctgcagcctcttcgtccacgccagctgcagcgcctccgtctccggcttccacgccgccgccagctgcagcgcctccgtctccggcttccacgccgccgccagctgcagcttcACCATCCACGCCAGCGGCAGCCTCACCATctacgccgccagctgcagtgccttcgtctccggcttcctcgccgtcacctgcggcctcatcgtctccggcttcctcgccgtcacctgcggcctcatcAGCCACGCCTGCAGCaccctccgagtcttcagcgtcgcctggtccagcctccgagtcttcagcgtcgcctggtccagcccccgagtcttcagcgtcgcctggtccagccccgagtcttcagcgtcgcctggtccagccccgagtcttcagcgtcgcctggtccagcccccgagtcttcagcgtcgcctggtccagcccccgagtcttcagcgtcgcctggtccagcccccgagtcttcagcgtcgcctggtccagcccccgagtcttcagcgtcgcctggtcctaCCCTGTCGGGGTCTGCAGCTGActggccactttccaggccacTGGCCAGGCGACATCGCCGTCGTGGGCGGCCCCCGGACCGCCTTCGCCTGAGTCGCCGCCATTGCCTCCctcacggccggccccctgaactgtccgGGCTCCTGTGTTATCGGCCCCCGGGCCGGTCCCCTGAACTGTGCCCGCGTCGGCGCCGCTGCCGTCCTCACGGCCGACCCCCTGAACTGTGCCCACGTCGTTGCCGCTGCCGTCctcacggccggccccctgaactgtccgGGCTCCTGGGTTGTCGGCCcccgggccggccccctgaccTGGGTCCACATCGCCACCGTGGCCTTCCGCACGGTCGGCCCCCGGAACTGTTGGGACTTCTGTGCGGTCGGCCCcctggccggccccctgaactctTCTGTTTTGGACTTTGTTTTTTGGGGCTCCAGTGTGcgtcttttgttgttgttttttggtggTGGCTCGTGTTGTGGTTTTTGTCCCTCTTGTGCACTGGTTTTGTTTTGCCCCGAGCCCTCCGTCCTGGGCCCCCACCGCCCGCCCTGGTcgggttttctgtttttctggctgtttttgttttcttgttgggCTGTCTGGGGCCAGCCTTtgagggggg from the Oreochromis niloticus isolate F11D_XX linkage group LG7, O_niloticus_UMD_NMBU, whole genome shotgun sequence genome contains:
- the LOC112847260 gene encoding putative per-hexamer repeat protein 5 isoform X1, which translates into the protein MTVPPPQRLAPDSPTRKQKQPEKQKTRPGRAVGAQDGGLGAKQNQCTRGTKTTTRATTKKQQQKTHTGAPKNKVQNRRVQGAGQGADRTEVPTVPGADRAEGHGGDVDPGQGAGPGADNPGARTVQGAGREDGSGADAGTVQGTGPGADNTGARTVQGAGREGGNGGDSGEGGPGAAHDGDVAWPVAWKVASQLQTPTG
- the LOC112847260 gene encoding putative per-hexamer repeat protein 5 isoform X2, translating into MTVPPPQRLAPDSPTRKQKQPEKQKTRPGRAVGAQDGGLGAKQNQCTRGTKTTTRATTKKQQQKTHTGAPKNKVQNRRVQGAGQGADRTEVPTVPGADRAEGHGGDVDPGQGAGPGADNPGARTVQGVGREDGSGADAGTVQGTGPGADNTGARTVQGAGREGGNGGDSGEGGPGAAHDGDVAWPVAWKVASQLQTPTG